From Colias croceus chromosome 27, ilColCroc2.1, one genomic window encodes:
- the LOC123703757 gene encoding zinc finger protein 260-like: MSQLSELQNNITIDEQSPQTEPLEIKEESDVQIKLELENTIETNIQDENPFQNIQLHVKEELCDDQKEVTEDEKLIDAPFCEKEESQEEIKEECSPEDESLITYDYPNFEDSMDSSDATALGNVEACLQEDIKEENDIFQHGDKEVITDKIKEESDLSVTETNLISNKVINTSSTMSNPDVGVIESQTTKTLVMEIHPMIHSGSVALDKLGNPEEILSTSYEEDHDMDYSETFQLNSITGNVLSLEQEAYGLLKAKTQKILTNDRPHACPKCSKTYKSQYCLKNHLKVHTTIENYQNGIIKRLKTFEKNKLKRNDDDYDDDEIYKKTIRLTDIQSIKARQERFNKRNNVCQEESNVVIETKKETKKEGYECTCGQVFQRRSRMETCFRSHDLDNNSSSCYSCMSCSKQFKNKDELTSHRKRMHRKRFPCKFCPTDYHTRKELFKHLRIHQKVQLMEYKVIAEVMEGKQKLRCFMCDKSCTELSELKSHVMDDHKEPYVCPRCNETFSKIIDFGHHTKTDHPEVEGQSVLDVLEAFSKLVKAWKCEECELQFHEADKLAKHQVESHSPDLRTETQYQCDDCRRVFVSQKGLTSHRRIHHSTGSTEEAETVEGVMCIECRKICKDEAALTSHMRLHSPDRKYPCKFCDFRFATPEKRKAHTELHTGDMKYVCFICEYQCTSENRLKQHKMSEKHLNMKQYLLLGQTQEQSVKTTDDLAKVESQTSSSTTEDDAIICDICGEKFSNSKKMLKHKETHPFIVFPNEDTPTRIFFK, encoded by the exons ATGTCACAATTATCagaattacaaaataatatcaccATAGACGAACAAAGTCCACAAACTGAACCATTGGAAATAAAGGAAGAGAGTGatgtacaaattaaattagagCTTGAAAATACAATAGAAACAAATATTCAAGATGAAAATCCGTTTCAAAATATACAGCTTCATGTCAAAGAAGAATTATGCGATGATCAGAAGGAAGTCACGGAAGATGAGAAACTCATTGATGCACCGTTTTGTGAAAAAGAAGAGAGTCAGGAAGAAATTAAAGAAGAATGTTCCCCTGAAGATGAATCCCTTATCACATATGATTATCCCAATTTCGAAGACAGTATGGACAGCTCAGATGCCACGGCACTAGGTAATGTCGAGGCTTGTTTGCAGGAAGATATAAAAGaggaaaatgatatatttcaG catGGTGATAAAGAAGTAATAACTGATAAAATCAAAGAAGAATCCGATTTATCTGTCACTGAAACAAATCTCATATCCAATAAAGTTATTAACACAAGTTCAACAATGTCTAATCCTGATGTAGGTGTGATTGAATCACAGACAACTAAAACATTAGTGATGGAAATTCACCCAATGATACACTCGGGCAGTGTAGCATTGGACAAACTGGGTAATCCCGAAGAAATCTTATCCACCTCCTATGAAGAAGATCATGATATGGATTACAGTGAGACGTTTCAGTTGAATTCGATCACGGGAAATGTACTCTCGCTCGAACAAGAAGCGTACGGCTTATTGAAAGCAAAGACACAAAAAATCTTAACAAACGATCGACCGCACGCGTGTCCCAAGTGTTCGAAAACATATAAATCTCAATATTGCCTGAAAAATCATTTGAAAGTCCACACCACAATAGAGAACTATCAGAATGGAATTATTAAAAGACTGAAGACGTTTGAGAAGAACAAACTGAAGAGAAACGATGATGATTATGACGACGACGAGATTTATAAGAAAACGATACGGCTCACTGACATCCAAAGCATAAAGGCGAGGCAAGAGCGATTCAATAAACGCAATAACGTCTGTCAAGAAGAAAGTAATGTTGTCATTGAAACGAAAAAGGAGACTAAAAAGGAAGGATATGAATGTACCTGTGGACAAGTATTCCAACGGAGAAGCAGGATGGAGACATGCTTTCGGTCACACGACTTGGACAATAACTCCTCATCGTGTTACTCTTGTATGTCGTGTTCGAAACAGTTCAAGAATAAGGACGAACTCACATCGCACAGAAAACGGATGCACCGAAAGCGATTCCCCTGTAAATTCTGCCCAACAGACTATCACACCAGAAAGGAACTATTCAAACATCTCCGAATACATCAGAAAGTGCAACTAATGGAGTACAAAGTTATAGCGGAAGTTATGGAGGGCAAGCAGAAGTTGCGATGTTTCATGTGTGACAAATCGTGCACGGAATTGTCGGAATTGAAGAGTCACGTAATGGACGATCACAAGGAACCTTACGTGTGTCCTCGGTGCAATGAAACGTTCTCCAAAATTATAGATTTCGGGCATCACACAAAAACAGATCACCCAGAAGTGGAAGGACAGTCTGTTCTGGATGTGTTAGAAGCATTCTCGAAACTAGTTAAAGCTTGGAAATGCGAGGAATGTGAACTGCAGTTCCATGAAGCTGATAAACTAGCGAAGCACCAAGTAGAGAGCCATAGCCCAGATTTAAGAACCGAAACACAATACCAGTGTGACGATTGTCGACGCGTTTTCGTCAGTCAGAAAGGCTTAACGTCCCATAGAAGGATACATCACAGTACGGGCAGTACTGAAGAAGCAGAAACCGTTGAAGGCGTTATGTGCATCGAATGCAGGAAAATATGCAAAGATGAAGCAGCTTTAACTTCACACATGCGGCTACATTCACCGGATAGGAAGTATCCCTGCAAGTTCTGCGATTTTCGCTTCGCAACTCCAGAAAAGAGAAAAGCGCATACAGAATTGCATACGGGAGACATGAAGTATGTGTGCTTTATATGCGAGTATCAGTGCACTTCGGAAAATAGGCTCAAACAGCATAAAATGTctgaaaaacatttaaacatgaagCAATATCTTCTATTAGGTCAAACACAAGAACAATCTGTGAAAACCACGGATGATTTAGCAAAAGTGGAGAGTCAAACGTCATCGTCCACAACGGAGGACGATGCAATTATTTGTGATATTTGTGGTGAAAAGTTTTCGAATTCAAAGAAAATGTTGAAACACAAAGAAACACACCCATTCATAGTGTTTCCCAATGAAGATACACCAACTAGAATATTCTTTAAGTAG
- the LOC123703737 gene encoding zinc finger protein 672-like has protein sequence MTTNINVREIVRNIVNGTFAKHNCLVCLAQLREPCGDIFTKISDDKYSSVADMLELCGIKLPLSVYNKVCSKCFKLASATYLFHKIAQQSEGLLSFYLNELDKQITPDISDEMQSFCITLPQYTPFTHTCNEDLHLDSILEQSLKKDEDTEASSNVKFEPFDDDPDNIVIIKHDNGKSDFFKAQNGKLKLLDINFCGQNGVVDDKSKIKIRKKRKPMSYKSCSQCPVKYRLLGKLKEHMKTQHNIDLHICKVCKAFIEDEQEYRKHLRTHGDIHVCAKCNMVFKKRKAIINHLKWHDDVNNLTKSDKAHICEICGLVLEDSEHLQEHYDQKHVKKYTCYYCGRMYKGEISFEMHIKKHEMHMNKNEIQEKPKKASKRKHTCTQCNKDFVDERSLLWHNRLHTNERPYPCKVCGRAFVSLNRRNQHAVCAHSAPARRCPLCPALFHLRSMVNTHIKKVHLNAHKRRNRTSKHQNVYWKTETVPIQELSVAIQDEILELQAKKRSKSGFDL, from the exons ATGACGACAAACATAAATGTGAGAGAAATCGTCAGGAACATAGTAAATGGGACATTTGCTAAACATAATTGTTTAGTTTGTTTGGCACAGTTGCGAGAGCCTTGTGGCGATATATTCACTAAAATAAGTGACGATAAATACTCGTCGGTGGCTGATATGCTAGAGCTGTGCGGTATTAAG CTTCCACTATCAGTTTACAATAAAGTCTGTTCCAAATGCTTCAAGTTGGCATCAGCAACATACTTATTTCACAAGATCGCTCAGCAAAGTGAAGGCTTGCTAAGTTTCTATCTCAACGAATTGGACAAACAAATAACACCAGATATTTCAGATGAGATGCAATCTTTTTGTATCACTCTACCACAGTATACACCATTCACTCATACATGCAAtgaagatttacatttagacAGTATTTTAGaacaatcattaaaaaaagacGAAGACACTGAAGCTTCAAGTAATGTTAAATTTGAACCTTTTGATGATGATCCTGATAATATCGTTATCATTAAACACGATAATGGCAAatcagatttttttaaagcacAAAACGGAAAATTGAAACTCTTAGACATCAATTTTTGTGGGCAGAATGGTGTAGTAGATGATAAgagcaaaattaaaatacgcaAGAAAAGAAAACCGATGTCATATAAATCTTGCAGTCAGTGTCCAGTTAAATATAGATTACTGGGAAAATTGAAAGAACATATGAAGACACAGCATAATATTGATCTTCATATCTGTAAG GTCTGCAAAGCATTCATAGAAGACGAACAAGAATACAGGAAGCATTTAAGAACCCACGGCGATATTCATGTATGTGCCAAATGTAATATGGTCTTCAAAAAGAGAAAAGCcataataaatcatttgaaaTGGCATGACGATGTTAATAATCTAACGAAGTCGGATAAAGCGCATATTTGTGAAATTTGCGGCTTAGTGCTGGAAGACAGTGAGCATTTACAGGAACATTATGATCAGAAACATGTCAAGAAGTATACTTGTTATTATTGTGGTCGAATGTACAAGGGAGAGATAAGTTTCGAAATGCATATTAAGAAACATGAAATGCATATGAATAAAAA tgAAATCCAAGAAAAGCCAAAGAAAGCATCAAAGCGAAAACATACTTGTACTCAATGTAATAAAGATTTTGTTGACGAGAGATCTTTGTTGTGGCACAACAGACTACATACTAACGAACGACCATATCCCTGTAAg GTGTGCGGTCGCGCGTTCGTGTCGCTGAACCGCCGCAACCAGCACGCGGTGTGCGCGCACTCTGCGCCCGCGCGCCGCTGCCCGCTCTGCCCCGCGCTCTTCCATCTGCGCTCTATGGTCAACACGCACATCAAGAAG GTGCACCTAAACGCTCACAAGCGTAGGAATCGAACGAGTAAACACCAAAATGTGTATTGGAAAACTGAAACAGTGCCCATTCAAGAGTTGAGTGTGGCTATACAGGACGAAATATTGGAACTGCAGGCTAAGAAGAGGAGTAAATCTGGTTTTGATTTG tga